A DNA window from Haloactinospora alba contains the following coding sequences:
- a CDS encoding NAD(P)H-hydrate dehydratase codes for MRYAHTVETVRAAEDALMARLPDGELMRRAAAGLAVVCARMLPRVYGARVVLLVGSGDNGGDALYAGAELARRGAAVRAVLAGSRVHEAGLRALRAAGGRPVELPGGSAVDTDSEAAAELDSADLVVDGLVGIGGSGGLREPHATVAAWASGSGAPVVAVDLPSGVDADTGAVRGPAVRADVTVTFGTYKPGLFVDPGAGRAGVVELVDIGLEPELPTACLECPRAADVAASLPRPGAESDKYRRGVLALAVGSDRYRGAAVLAAGGAFRGGAGMVRYAGRESVAGAVLDRWPETVVSVLDPQRPLAGLPDRVDAWVVGPGRGVDADAERELETLLASDAPVLVDADALTLLGRRPRLVREREAPTLLTPHAGELARLLPETRRESVEARRLEHATRAAEEYGCAVLLKGSTTVVAEPGRPAVANPTGTPLLATAGTGDVLSGFAGALLSSGLAPRTAAMSGAFLHGLAARIARDGAPVSATDLVEALPRAFRDVAV; via the coding sequence ATGCGCTACGCCCACACGGTGGAGACCGTGCGCGCCGCCGAGGACGCGCTCATGGCGCGCCTGCCCGACGGGGAGCTGATGCGGCGCGCCGCGGCCGGACTGGCGGTGGTGTGCGCGCGGATGTTGCCCCGGGTGTACGGGGCGCGGGTGGTGCTGCTCGTCGGTAGCGGCGACAACGGCGGGGACGCGCTGTACGCCGGGGCGGAACTGGCCCGGCGCGGCGCCGCCGTGCGGGCCGTCCTGGCCGGTTCGCGCGTCCACGAGGCCGGGCTGCGGGCGCTGCGGGCCGCGGGCGGCCGCCCGGTCGAACTCCCCGGTGGTTCCGCCGTGGACACGGACTCCGAGGCCGCGGCCGAGCTGGACAGCGCCGACCTCGTCGTGGACGGGCTCGTCGGTATCGGCGGCTCCGGCGGGTTGCGGGAGCCGCACGCCACCGTCGCCGCGTGGGCCAGCGGTTCCGGTGCGCCCGTGGTGGCGGTGGACCTGCCCAGCGGTGTCGACGCCGACACGGGGGCCGTGCGCGGGCCGGCGGTGCGTGCCGACGTCACGGTCACGTTCGGGACGTACAAACCCGGCCTGTTCGTCGACCCGGGTGCTGGCCGGGCCGGCGTGGTGGAACTGGTCGACATCGGGCTGGAGCCGGAGCTTCCCACCGCCTGCCTGGAATGCCCGCGGGCCGCCGACGTCGCCGCTTCGCTGCCGCGACCGGGCGCGGAGTCCGACAAGTACCGGCGCGGGGTGCTGGCCCTGGCCGTGGGGTCCGACCGCTACCGGGGAGCGGCCGTGCTGGCGGCGGGTGGCGCGTTCCGCGGCGGCGCGGGGATGGTGCGCTACGCCGGCCGGGAGAGCGTCGCCGGTGCCGTCCTGGACCGCTGGCCGGAGACGGTCGTCTCGGTGCTCGACCCGCAGCGGCCCCTCGCCGGGCTGCCCGACCGGGTCGACGCGTGGGTGGTGGGCCCCGGACGCGGGGTGGACGCCGACGCGGAACGCGAACTGGAAACCCTGCTGGCCTCGGATGCTCCGGTCCTGGTGGACGCCGACGCGCTCACCCTGCTGGGGCGCAGGCCGCGCCTGGTGCGGGAACGGGAGGCTCCCACCCTCCTCACCCCGCACGCCGGCGAGCTGGCCAGGTTGCTTCCCGAGACGCGGCGCGAGAGCGTCGAGGCGCGCCGGCTGGAGCACGCGACGCGGGCGGCGGAGGAGTACGGCTGCGCCGTGCTCCTGAAGGGCTCCACCACCGTTGTCGCCGAACCGGGGCGCCCGGCGGTGGCCAACCCGACCGGTACGCCGCTGCTGGCTACCGCGGGAACCGGCGACGTCCTGTCCGGGTTCGCCGGGGCGCTGCTCTCCTCGGGGCTCGCGCCGCGTACGGCCGCCATGTCGGGTGCTTTCCTGCACGGTCTGGCGGCCCGGATCGCCCGGGACGGCGCGCCGGTGTCGGCGACGGACCTGGTCGAGGCGTTGCCGCGGGCGTTCCGGGACGTCGCCGTCTAG
- a CDS encoding SRPBCC family protein, whose protein sequence is MDHPPNPEDPADTPEPPDAPPSGARSPAGGRLLLAAVLLALFAAMLGYKILEAGGLEQTALFYVGLPALIALTVAATAAPRSPVGVAMAVTTIGLALAGPLLNEGVVCLLMAAPLFYGTAAVLGAGLARARRGTRHPGRNHALVLVPVLLLCVEGVAGVSYLPRGGEGTAQRVVGAGPERVAAALAEPPDYASPRSAFLRVVPFPRPDEARGSGLEVGDRRTVEFAGHERTTMTLEVTESDVRADSGRVVFTVVGDTTLARWLELRSAEASWEPAPGGTKLDWTLRYRRTFDPSWYWGPLQGYGMDRAAGYLLDTVAAEAYGQPPAGRTAP, encoded by the coding sequence ATGGACCACCCCCCGAACCCCGAGGACCCCGCCGACACCCCCGAACCCCCGGACGCCCCGCCGAGCGGCGCCCGGAGCCCTGCGGGAGGGCGCCTCCTCCTGGCGGCAGTCCTGCTCGCCCTGTTCGCGGCGATGCTCGGCTACAAGATCCTGGAGGCGGGAGGCCTGGAGCAGACCGCGCTGTTCTACGTGGGCCTTCCCGCCCTCATCGCGCTGACCGTGGCGGCGACGGCGGCCCCCCGGAGTCCGGTCGGCGTCGCCATGGCGGTGACCACGATCGGGCTGGCACTCGCCGGACCGCTGCTGAACGAGGGAGTGGTGTGCCTGCTGATGGCCGCGCCGCTGTTCTACGGAACCGCGGCGGTACTGGGGGCCGGACTCGCCCGGGCGCGCCGCGGCACCCGGCACCCCGGCCGTAACCACGCCCTGGTGCTGGTCCCGGTGCTGCTGCTGTGCGTGGAGGGGGTGGCCGGTGTCAGCTACCTCCCGCGCGGCGGGGAGGGAACGGCACAGCGTGTCGTCGGCGCCGGCCCGGAGCGGGTCGCCGCGGCGCTCGCCGAACCACCCGACTACGCCTCCCCGCGCTCCGCGTTCCTGCGGGTGGTGCCGTTCCCGCGCCCGGACGAGGCCCGCGGCTCCGGACTGGAGGTGGGAGACCGCCGCACGGTCGAGTTCGCCGGACACGAACGCACCACCATGACGCTCGAGGTCACCGAGAGCGACGTCCGCGCCGACAGCGGCCGGGTCGTCTTCACCGTCGTCGGGGACACGACACTGGCCCGCTGGCTGGAGCTGCGCTCCGCCGAAGCGAGCTGGGAGCCCGCGCCGGGCGGCACGAAGCTCGACTGGACACTGCGCTACCGCCGGACCTTCGACCCCTCCTGGTACTGGGGGCCGCTGCAGGGCTACGGCATGGACCGCGCCGCCGGCTACCTCCTCGACACCGTCGCCGCCGAGGCCTACGGCCAGCCGCCAGCCGGCCGCACCGCACCGTGA
- a CDS encoding DUF4913 domain-containing protein → MTSTDDRLAGEDDLSKRVAHLQNAMHKLGADVIRLQTQLTDLAASEPQPAQEPEGEEEGEQATPFIFNMSREAYKNELAALVTWVNTFLVPVYVGDDPAWCPVWWEHHEAVGRLHALRLAYQELSDTAASGTTGPAVWHRDHLDPVLARLRSQTGPFAACTTGEGHVERARSQAASQQSQTA, encoded by the coding sequence ATGACCTCCACTGACGACCGCCTCGCGGGCGAGGACGACCTGTCCAAACGTGTCGCGCACCTGCAGAACGCCATGCACAAGCTCGGTGCGGACGTCATCCGGCTCCAGACCCAGCTCACCGACCTCGCGGCCAGCGAACCGCAGCCGGCGCAGGAGCCGGAGGGCGAGGAGGAGGGCGAACAGGCGACGCCCTTCATCTTCAACATGTCGCGCGAGGCCTACAAGAACGAGCTCGCCGCGCTGGTCACCTGGGTGAACACGTTCCTCGTCCCGGTCTATGTGGGGGACGACCCGGCCTGGTGCCCGGTGTGGTGGGAGCACCACGAAGCCGTCGGCCGGTTGCACGCCCTGCGGCTGGCGTACCAGGAGCTGTCGGACACCGCGGCCTCCGGCACGACGGGACCGGCCGTCTGGCACCGGGACCACCTCGACCCGGTGCTGGCGCGGCTGCGGTCGCAGACGGGCCCGTTCGCGGCGTGCACCACCGGGGAGGGGCATGTGGAACGGGCCAGGTCCCAGGCGGCGAGCCAGCAATCCCAGACGGCGTGA
- the glmS gene encoding glutamine--fructose-6-phosphate transaminase (isomerizing), whose translation MCGIVGYVGPQPALEVVVDGLSRLEYRGYDSAGVAVLADGKLDTEKRSGKLANLMTALEETPRSSDGIGIGHTRWATHGPPTDTNAHPHTDGDRRVAVIHNGIIENFATLRMELEERGCVFASQTDTEVTAHLLSEEMKNRGDDDLAGAMRTVCQRLKGAFTLVVMDTANPELIVGARRNSPLVVGRGEGENFLASDVAAFIAHTRNAVELGQDQVVELRRDSVTITDYDGNPADVREYYVDWDASAAEKGGYDYFMLKEIVEQPQALSDTLLGRVTTDGTLTLDEMRISPAELRELEKIVVIASGTSYHAGMIAKYAIEHWCRIPCEVEVASEFRYRDPILNRQTMVIAISQSGESMDTLMAVRHAREQRARVLAICNVNGSTIPRESDGVLYTHAGPEVGVAATKTFLTQLAACYLVGLYLAQARDLKYGDEIRAVVEQLASMPEYVERVIGTVDRVRDLARSLAEASTVLFLGRHVGYPVALEGALKLKELAYIHAEAFTAGELKHGPIALIEDGLPVVVVAPSREGRGVLHDKIVSNIQEIRARGARTIVVAEEGDEVIRPFADEIVEVPSVPTLLQPVVATVPLQVFACELALAKGNNVDKPRNLAKSVTVE comes from the coding sequence ATGTGCGGAATCGTTGGCTACGTCGGGCCGCAACCGGCGCTCGAGGTCGTCGTTGACGGCCTGTCACGGCTGGAATACCGGGGTTACGACTCCGCGGGCGTCGCCGTTCTCGCGGACGGCAAACTGGACACGGAGAAACGCTCCGGCAAGCTCGCCAACCTCATGACGGCGCTGGAGGAGACGCCCCGATCCAGCGACGGCATCGGTATCGGCCACACCCGCTGGGCCACACACGGCCCGCCCACCGACACCAACGCCCATCCGCACACGGACGGGGACCGCCGGGTGGCGGTCATCCACAACGGCATCATCGAGAACTTCGCCACGCTGCGCATGGAGCTCGAGGAGCGCGGGTGCGTGTTCGCCTCGCAGACCGACACCGAGGTCACCGCCCACCTCCTCAGTGAGGAGATGAAGAACCGCGGCGACGACGACCTCGCCGGCGCGATGCGCACCGTGTGCCAGCGGCTCAAGGGCGCGTTCACCCTCGTCGTCATGGACACCGCCAACCCCGAGCTGATCGTCGGCGCGCGCCGCAACTCCCCCCTCGTCGTCGGTCGGGGAGAGGGCGAGAACTTCCTCGCCAGCGACGTCGCCGCGTTCATCGCCCACACGCGCAACGCCGTCGAGCTGGGCCAGGACCAGGTGGTGGAACTGCGCCGGGACTCGGTCACCATCACCGACTACGACGGCAACCCCGCCGACGTGCGGGAGTACTACGTGGACTGGGACGCCTCGGCCGCCGAGAAGGGCGGCTACGACTACTTCATGCTCAAGGAGATCGTGGAGCAGCCCCAGGCGCTCTCGGACACGCTCCTGGGCCGGGTCACGACCGACGGCACGCTCACCCTCGACGAGATGCGGATCTCCCCCGCCGAGCTGCGCGAGCTCGAGAAGATCGTGGTCATCGCCTCCGGCACCTCGTACCACGCCGGCATGATCGCCAAGTACGCGATCGAGCACTGGTGCCGCATCCCCTGCGAGGTGGAGGTCGCCAGTGAGTTCCGCTACCGCGACCCGATCCTGAACCGGCAGACGATGGTGATCGCGATCTCCCAGTCGGGAGAGAGCATGGACACACTGATGGCGGTGCGCCACGCCCGGGAACAGCGCGCCCGCGTCCTGGCCATCTGCAACGTCAACGGGTCGACGATCCCGCGCGAGTCCGACGGGGTGCTCTACACCCACGCCGGGCCCGAGGTGGGTGTGGCCGCCACGAAGACCTTCCTCACCCAGCTCGCCGCGTGCTACCTGGTGGGCCTCTACCTGGCCCAGGCGCGCGACCTCAAGTACGGCGACGAGATCCGGGCGGTCGTGGAACAGCTGGCGAGCATGCCCGAGTACGTGGAGCGGGTCATCGGCACCGTGGACCGTGTGCGGGACCTGGCCCGGTCTCTGGCCGAGGCGAGCACGGTGCTGTTCCTCGGTCGGCACGTGGGTTACCCGGTCGCGCTGGAAGGCGCCCTGAAGCTCAAGGAACTCGCCTACATCCACGCCGAGGCGTTCACCGCGGGGGAGCTGAAACACGGGCCGATCGCGCTCATCGAGGACGGACTGCCGGTGGTGGTCGTGGCCCCCTCCCGCGAGGGTCGCGGGGTGCTGCACGACAAGATCGTCAGCAACATCCAGGAGATCCGGGCGCGCGGGGCACGCACCATCGTGGTCGCGGAGGAGGGCGACGAGGTGATCCGCCCGTTCGCGGACGAGATCGTCGAGGTTCCCTCCGTCCCGACCCTGCTGCAACCGGTGGTGGCCACCGTCCCGCTGCAGGTGTTCGCCTGCGAGCTCGCCCTCGCCAAGGGCAACAACGTCGACAAGCCGCGCAACCTCGCCAAGAGCGTGACCGTGGAGTAG
- the coaA gene encoding type I pantothenate kinase — MELDRTAWAALRSSTPLALTESELEVLRGTTDPTSMEEVEDIYLPLSRLLNLYVKATRQRHAAVRDFLGEGDQPVPFIIGVAGSVAVGKSTTARLLRTLLAQWPDHPHVELVSTDNFLYPNAVLQERGLMNRKGFPESFDRRSLVRFVSAMKAGASRMDIPVYSHLAYDILDDSVQTVHRPDILIVEGINVLQPPQAGRLAVADFFDFSIYVDAKVEHIRSWYLERFLELRRTAFSDPRSYFHSMATTLDESRALEFARNTWRSINEVNLVENIRPTRGRATLVLYKGEDHGVRRVRLRKT, encoded by the coding sequence GTGGAACTCGACCGGACGGCGTGGGCCGCACTGCGCAGCTCCACTCCGCTCGCGCTGACCGAGTCGGAGCTCGAAGTCCTGCGCGGTACCACCGACCCCACCTCGATGGAGGAAGTCGAGGACATCTACCTGCCGCTGTCGCGGCTGCTCAACCTGTACGTGAAGGCGACCCGGCAGCGGCACGCCGCGGTACGCGACTTCCTGGGGGAGGGGGACCAGCCCGTTCCCTTCATCATCGGCGTGGCCGGCAGCGTGGCGGTCGGGAAGTCCACCACGGCCCGGCTGCTGCGCACCCTGCTCGCCCAGTGGCCGGACCATCCCCACGTGGAACTGGTCAGCACCGACAACTTCCTCTACCCCAACGCGGTCCTGCAGGAACGCGGCCTCATGAACCGCAAGGGGTTCCCGGAGAGCTTCGACCGCCGCAGCCTGGTGCGGTTCGTGTCCGCGATGAAGGCGGGCGCCTCCCGGATGGACATCCCGGTCTACTCGCACCTGGCCTACGACATCCTCGACGACAGCGTGCAGACGGTCCACCGGCCGGACATCCTGATCGTCGAGGGGATCAACGTCCTCCAACCGCCTCAGGCGGGGCGGCTCGCCGTCGCGGACTTCTTCGACTTCTCCATCTACGTGGACGCCAAGGTGGAACACATCCGCTCCTGGTACCTGGAACGGTTCCTGGAGCTGCGCCGCACCGCCTTCTCGGACCCGCGCTCCTACTTCCACTCGATGGCCACCACCCTGGACGAGAGCCGGGCACTCGAGTTCGCCCGCAACACCTGGCGCAGCATCAACGAGGTGAACCTGGTGGAGAACATCCGGCCGACGCGGGGCCGGGCCACCCTCGTGCTGTACAAGGGCGAGGACCACGGGGTGCGCCGCGTCCGGCTGCGAAAGACGTAG
- a CDS encoding zeta toxin family protein yields the protein MRQHPLLEPSRLRELTAEARDHLRELTAEARDHLRELPAGIARRSLPRELDPAALARIRAQRIADVTPGADPSGESRPRIVIVGGQQGSGKTSVQKQVFAAMPRGSVFYDGDDTATLHPDYAAVMRADDVTGHGIIAETLPVHTACMEHVRAHGFSLAASHPLGRVEWARAWVDGFRAAGCHVTAALLAVPSAASLLGAADRYQRSRDQQGFGRWVRTEQHDESYAGLSDVAHDLETGGHVDALYVLSRSGAVTHANQLGGDGRMRGAAGVARALAAERERARTAAEVRDFSARLAGLRDTAAHAASVPEWVLEAAADAEERAAR from the coding sequence ATGCGCCAGCACCCCCTGTTGGAGCCGTCCCGGCTGCGCGAACTCACCGCCGAGGCGCGGGACCACCTGCGCGAACTCACCGCCGAGGCGCGGGACCACCTGCGGGAGCTCCCCGCCGGGATCGCAAGGCGCTCCCTGCCGCGGGAACTGGACCCCGCGGCGCTGGCCCGGATACGCGCGCAGCGGATCGCCGACGTGACACCCGGGGCCGACCCCTCCGGAGAATCGCGCCCCCGGATCGTCATCGTCGGGGGCCAGCAGGGCTCGGGCAAGACGAGCGTGCAGAAGCAGGTCTTCGCGGCGATGCCGCGGGGGAGCGTGTTCTACGACGGCGACGACACCGCCACCCTCCACCCCGACTACGCCGCGGTGATGCGCGCCGACGACGTCACCGGGCACGGCATCATCGCGGAGACGCTCCCCGTCCACACCGCCTGTATGGAACACGTCCGCGCCCACGGGTTCTCGCTGGCGGCCAGCCACCCGCTGGGCCGTGTGGAGTGGGCCAGGGCCTGGGTGGACGGGTTCCGCGCGGCGGGGTGCCACGTCACCGCGGCGCTGCTGGCGGTGCCCTCGGCGGCGAGCCTGCTCGGCGCGGCCGACCGGTACCAGCGCAGCCGGGACCAGCAGGGGTTCGGGCGCTGGGTGCGTACGGAGCAGCACGACGAGTCGTACGCCGGCCTGTCCGACGTGGCCCACGACCTGGAGACGGGGGGACACGTGGACGCGTTGTACGTGCTGTCGCGTTCCGGGGCGGTCACCCACGCCAACCAGCTGGGAGGCGACGGCCGGATGCGCGGCGCGGCGGGTGTGGCCCGCGCGCTCGCGGCGGAGCGCGAACGTGCCCGCACCGCCGCGGAGGTCCGGGACTTCTCCGCGCGGCTGGCGGGGTTGCGGGACACCGCCGCGCACGCCGCCAGTGTTCCGGAATGGGTGCTGGAGGCGGCTGCCGACGCCGAGGAGCGCGCCGCGCGGTAG
- a CDS encoding TetR/AcrR family transcriptional regulator — protein sequence MARDTARTQRPSEGTRDRLIDAAGTVLREEGYAGASARAIATSAGANPALVFYHFGGVDQLLLAALDRSSARRMELHQATAAQATTLEELVEAATTIYRTDLEHGYLAQFCELVAAAVTKPALRAEISSRSEPWIAFIEHHWERVVGGSPLGRLLPAREVAFAAVTYYLGVNLFSVLDEDSSRTDAVLDLAHRVAPRAKLLTMRFPGSGPSPEGR from the coding sequence GTGGCCAGGGACACCGCACGCACCCAGCGCCCCAGCGAGGGGACCCGGGACCGGTTGATCGACGCGGCGGGCACGGTCCTTCGCGAGGAGGGGTACGCCGGCGCCTCGGCACGCGCCATCGCCACGTCCGCGGGGGCCAACCCGGCCCTGGTCTTCTACCACTTCGGCGGTGTGGACCAGCTGCTACTCGCGGCTCTGGACCGTTCCTCCGCGAGGCGTATGGAACTGCACCAGGCCACTGCGGCGCAGGCCACCACCCTGGAGGAGCTCGTCGAGGCCGCCACGACGATCTACCGCACCGACCTGGAGCACGGGTACCTCGCCCAGTTCTGCGAACTCGTGGCGGCGGCGGTCACCAAACCCGCGCTGCGGGCCGAGATCAGCAGCCGCTCCGAACCCTGGATCGCGTTCATCGAGCACCACTGGGAACGGGTCGTCGGCGGCTCCCCGCTGGGCCGGCTCCTACCCGCGCGCGAGGTCGCCTTCGCGGCGGTCACCTACTACCTGGGGGTGAACCTGTTCTCGGTGCTGGACGAGGACAGCAGCCGCACCGACGCGGTCCTCGACCTGGCGCACCGCGTCGCCCCCCGCGCGAAGCTCCTCACCATGCGTTTTCCCGGGAGCGGTCCTTCCCCCGAGGGGCGGTAG
- a CDS encoding NUDIX hydrolase, whose protein sequence is MAEVEVADGISFPDTNDGNRWVVGGVITDGTGRAFAQRRSPNRALFPHCWDIVGGHVEPGESMLDALGREITEETGWRLTAVLADLYRLVWTPGDGVDRYEIDYLVRVDGDLSAPELEREKHTEFMWVDENETHLLRDHRDPGDYFVADIVALGLGRAKELGC, encoded by the coding sequence ATGGCCGAAGTAGAGGTCGCCGACGGCATCTCGTTCCCGGACACCAACGACGGCAACCGGTGGGTCGTGGGCGGCGTCATCACCGACGGCACCGGGCGGGCCTTCGCCCAGCGGCGCTCGCCGAACCGCGCGCTGTTCCCGCACTGCTGGGACATCGTCGGCGGCCACGTCGAACCGGGCGAGAGCATGCTCGACGCCCTCGGCCGCGAGATCACCGAGGAGACCGGGTGGCGGCTCACCGCCGTACTGGCCGACCTGTACCGCCTGGTGTGGACACCGGGGGACGGCGTCGACCGCTACGAGATCGACTACCTGGTGCGCGTGGACGGGGACCTGAGTGCCCCGGAGCTGGAACGGGAGAAACACACCGAGTTCATGTGGGTGGACGAGAACGAGACCCACCTGCTGCGCGACCACCGCGACCCCGGCGACTACTTCGTCGCCGACATCGTCGCCCTGGGGTTGGGGCGCGCGAAGGAACTCGGCTGCTGA
- a CDS encoding methyltransferase family protein, giving the protein MIPALVAHGAMLQDAAVIRAVAVFAPLLALLAVAARRPPTPVDTAGAVVATAWSGLGVFLLNQAAPALEWWSLHADGAVVRGTPVDLWLGWALLWGALPALLLRDLPTVPVLAGLTWLDVATMPLAGPVVRLGEGWLVGELAGVVTCLGPAAALSALTRSGRNPALRSGTQALLAGALTLALPLYLLGAEPTGPSWRVAAGAQLVAGTVLPGLAAAREFAAAGRGTPLPYDPPRRLVTSGPYGYLRNPMQVSVAAAYAAYALLAADVRVLAGVATAAGYGALATWHENGRLHRRFGEDWRRYRAGVRPWLPRIRPYPGRDPATLYVAGSCGMCSELGRWLASRRPVALRLRPAEEHHRPLERLTYEGGHGLRVCGVAALARALEHLHLGWALFGWAIALPGLRHFLQLAADAAGAGPRRLPRPDRG; this is encoded by the coding sequence GTGATCCCCGCTCTGGTCGCCCACGGGGCGATGCTGCAGGACGCCGCCGTCATCCGCGCCGTCGCCGTTTTCGCGCCGCTGCTGGCACTGCTGGCGGTGGCGGCGCGGCGCCCGCCCACCCCCGTGGACACCGCCGGCGCCGTCGTCGCGACCGCCTGGAGCGGTCTGGGCGTGTTCCTGCTCAACCAGGCGGCGCCGGCGCTGGAGTGGTGGTCCCTGCACGCCGACGGCGCCGTGGTGCGCGGCACCCCCGTCGACCTGTGGCTGGGGTGGGCCCTCCTGTGGGGCGCGCTCCCGGCGCTGCTGCTGCGCGACCTCCCCACGGTGCCGGTACTGGCCGGACTCACCTGGCTGGACGTGGCCACGATGCCGCTGGCCGGTCCGGTGGTCCGCCTCGGGGAGGGGTGGCTGGTCGGAGAGCTCGCGGGGGTGGTGACCTGCCTGGGGCCGGCGGCGGCGCTGTCGGCCCTGACCCGTTCGGGCCGTAACCCCGCCCTCCGGAGCGGAACCCAGGCCCTGCTCGCGGGGGCGTTGACCCTGGCGCTGCCGCTGTACCTGCTCGGGGCCGAGCCCACCGGCCCCTCGTGGCGGGTCGCCGCCGGCGCGCAGCTCGTGGCGGGGACCGTCCTGCCCGGGCTGGCGGCCGCCCGCGAGTTCGCCGCCGCGGGCCGGGGCACCCCACTGCCCTACGACCCGCCGAGGCGCCTGGTCACCAGCGGACCGTACGGCTACCTGCGCAACCCCATGCAGGTGTCGGTCGCCGCCGCCTACGCCGCCTACGCGTTGCTGGCCGCCGACGTCCGCGTACTGGCCGGCGTCGCCACGGCCGCCGGTTACGGCGCGCTCGCCACGTGGCACGAGAACGGGCGGCTGCACCGCCGCTTCGGGGAGGACTGGCGCCGTTACCGCGCCGGGGTGCGGCCGTGGCTGCCGCGGATCCGGCCGTACCCGGGCCGCGACCCGGCGACGCTGTACGTGGCCGGAAGCTGCGGCATGTGCTCCGAGCTGGGCCGGTGGCTGGCGTCGCGCCGACCGGTGGCGCTGCGGCTGCGCCCTGCCGAGGAGCACCACCGGCCGCTGGAGAGGCTGACCTACGAGGGAGGGCACGGACTCCGTGTCTGTGGTGTGGCCGCACTGGCGCGGGCACTGGAACACCTCCACCTGGGCTGGGCCCTGTTCGGGTGGGCGATAGCGCTGCCGGGGCTCCGCCACTTCCTGCAACTGGCCGCGGACGCCGCGGGCGCGGGACCGCGGCGGCTCCCCCGCCCCGACCGCGGCTGA
- a CDS encoding Uma2 family endonuclease gives MGAVPATERPEGQQRDVTWPVPPPGGFTAEDLDRLPDLPPHTELIDGSLVFVSPQKNFHSLVLSLLETGVRACSPSYARVRREMSVRLGARQRPEPDVLVVRDDAVVSMEQTYYSPDAVLLAVEVVSPDSEERDRYRKPELYAAAGIPHFWRVEEDDGAPVVYVYERDPATRSYALTGIHRHSLKLEAPFEVEVDLTGIDRM, from the coding sequence ATGGGAGCAGTACCCGCTACGGAGCGGCCGGAGGGCCAGCAGCGCGACGTGACCTGGCCGGTTCCGCCCCCCGGGGGATTCACGGCTGAGGACCTTGACCGACTCCCGGATCTACCTCCGCACACCGAGCTCATCGACGGGAGCCTGGTCTTCGTGAGCCCGCAGAAGAACTTCCACAGCCTCGTGCTCTCCCTGCTCGAAACGGGGGTGCGTGCGTGTTCCCCGTCCTACGCGCGGGTGCGGCGGGAGATGAGCGTGCGGTTGGGGGCCCGGCAGCGTCCCGAACCGGATGTTCTGGTTGTTCGGGATGACGCTGTCGTGAGCATGGAGCAGACGTATTACTCGCCCGACGCGGTGCTCCTCGCCGTCGAGGTGGTCTCGCCGGACTCCGAGGAACGCGACCGCTACCGCAAGCCGGAGCTGTACGCTGCGGCCGGCATCCCGCACTTCTGGCGGGTGGAGGAGGACGACGGCGCGCCGGTGGTCTACGTGTACGAGCGCGACCCCGCAACCCGTTCGTACGCGCTGACCGGGATCCACCGCCACAGCCTGAAGCTCGAGGCCCCGTTCGAGGTTGAGGTCGACCTCACCGGGATCGACCGGATGTGA